The following is a genomic window from Proteiniborus sp. DW1.
TAATTTACCTATTAGACTTTTATACGAAAAGGGCTATAGAAATATTATTGCAATCAGGCTTTATGCCATAGGCAGAGTAAGAAAGGTAAAGGAAAAGGATTTAGAAATAACCTACATAGAGCCTTCAGAAAAGCTTTGCCATACATTAGACTTTACTAATAGGGGTGCAAGAAGAAATTTAAAGCTTGGATACTACGACACCTTAAAGATATTTAAAAATTTAAAAGGAAAAAAATATTACATAGAGCCAAAAAATAATGAAGAGTTTTTCTTAAATTATCTCTTGAATATAGATGAAAAAAAGGTATTAAAGATAGGGAATATACTAGGGATAGAAAATATTCCATACAGAAGGATGCTATTGGAGTTTATCATTCCTAGGCTAATAGAGCTTTTAAAGCTAGACAAAGACGTAGGATATGAAGAGCTGGTAATTGCATTAGTTGAGGAAATAGCTAAAAAATGCGAGCTTGAGAAGTTTGAAATTTACAGCTATGACGAATTTTATGCTAAGGTAATGGAGAACTATGAAAAATATAAGAGAAGACCTAAGAATAGGATTCCAAGGTTTATAAAACAAAATGAGATTTTGTCAAAGGTCGCCAAAGAACCTATAATTGATGAAATAGTTTTTGAAATATTTAGATGATTATTTTTAAAACTCAGTCATTATGACTGAGTTTTTGTATAAGAGGATTGAAAAAGAATAATGAACCATAGAAGGAAATTTTAGGATTTTGTTGAATATAAGAATTAGAAGTGGAAGGAGTGATTATATGTGTATATATGGTGTTATAAATATAGATATGATTAATTCAAGAAAATTATCCAATAGGTCAAATATTCAATCTGATCTTAAAAATTATATTCGATTAGTTAATTCTAATTATCAAAAATATCTTTTGGCTCCAATAACAATTACTTTAGGTGATGAATGGCAAATTGTAGTAAAGGATCTTTCTAAGAGCTATAAATTTGTTGAATTATTTCAAAAATTTCTTGAAAAATATGAAGTTGATATTTATGCAGGAATTGGAGTAGGAACTTTGAGTACTGAAATTTATGAAGACACAAGACTTATGGATGGAGAGTGCTTTATTAAAGCTAGAGAGGCCTTGGACATTGTCAAAGATAATAATAGATTTTATCAAAAGTTATTACATAGTAATGTGAATAATGTGTTTTTTAAAGGTAGTGAGATTTTTATTCATAAGTTAGATACAGTTACAGATGACTCAAGGAAAGAGTACGCTTTTGATGAAGTAGCAGCTTCAATGGTCATAGCTGATTCACTTGATTGTTTTGGAGACTCAAATAATTATAGTGACGATGTATCTTTAAATATGATTATTAATGCCCTAATTGAAAATACAGAAGTACTAAAAAGGAGAATCACTAAAAAGCAATTTGAAATAATAGAACTTTACAAAAAAGAGGGGTCATACAACAATATTATTAAAAAGAATCCAAATATTTCAAAAGCTAGTATAAGTCAAAAGTTACATGCATCAAACTATTTTCTTATAGAAAATAATAGGTTAATAATAGATAAGCTTTTTAAGGTATATCATGAAATAAGGAAAGGTAATAAAAATGAGATTTAGAATTTTATTATTATTGATCCTTGGACATCTATTAGGGGACTTTATATTTCAATCTAAATATATTCTTCAGAGAAGATTTAGCAAAATCAATAGCTAGATTTAAGAAATTAGATAATGATGAATTTGTAGAATATTTCATAATAGGGACTTTTCTTAGCTTTATCTCTGCTATAATTGGAGGAATGATTATATATTCTTTAGATGTCATCCCAGTCATCAAATAAGATAATCATAGGGGAATTTATTGATTTAGCTAGTTTTATTGCTTCTCGTGCTCTATAGAATGATGGACCGTCTAGTTGATTAACTGTTAACTCAAAGTTATGAATACTAACATCTCCTATTCCAATACCTACATAGAATTTTATATCTGGAATATATTTTTTAAAGAAGTTGATTATGTTCAAATAATCACATGGATATCTCAGCAAACCTTGCCACTCGTCCCCCAAAGTAACGATAAATGGAGATAGTATTATATCATTGTATTTCTTGTTTACTTCTTTTAGCATGTCTATAATTTTGTATTGTATTTCTTCTCTATTTTTGATTTTTCTAGATGAACAAATGTCACATATCATAGTGCAATAAGTCATAGTATCCTCCTAATATACATGGTTAAGCATATCAACTTAACCAGCAACAGGTTAAGGTTTTAGACTTAACCTGTTGCTGGTTAAAGTTTTAAGCTTAACCTTTACATACATAACAAAATCCAATAATATTATTTCCAAATAAAACCCTTTTAGACAAAATTATAGGAAATCAAAGTAGATAATTATTGTAGATAAGCAAAATAAATGCTGAATAACATTAAATGTTCTGAACCTATCCATTATTATTGGGGTTTAATTTTTGAACTTTTTATCCATAATATGAAAACAATAGATATGTTGTGAATACAAGGTGGTCAATAAAGGAGAAAGGTTTTATGTGAGATGAGGAATATTTGCTGGAAGATTTATAAAATTACTAATATGTATTGACTTATAGTAATTTTGTTGTTACTATTTAGTTGTGGTATTTAAAAATAATATTGTGCCCATATAAATCTCAGGATATGGCTGAGAAGTTTCTACCAAGTGACCGTAAATCACTTGACTATGGATGAAAGTGTACCTAGGGTTCCGAGGTGCTTATTAGCATTTGTCTGGTCCGAGCGGTACAGATATTACTATGCTTATTTTAAAGTAATATTACACCTTGGGGATAAAAGCCCGGACGGGTAGGTTTCACATATAGTGAAACTTACTCTGTCCGGGCTTTTTTGCATTGTAACTTAAATCAAATATAGGCATAAAGGAATTGAAATAAGTAAGAATAGTTAACAGGTATGATATTAAAGGAATATCTAGTATAGTCTATGAAAAAACTTTAAGAAGTATATTTTAGAGCCTAATAAGGATTTGTATGTGAGGAGTGATGTTTTTGGATAAGCAAGTAAGAAGAATTTTTGTTGAGAAGAAAAAAGGATTTGATGTAGGAGCAGAACAGCTATTTAATGACTTAAACCAAAATCTTGGCATAAGAGAATTGGAGGAAGTGAGAGTTTTAAGTAGGTATGATATTCAGGGAATATCTGATGCAGTATATGAAAAAGCTATAAAAAACATATTTTCAGAGCCTAATATTGATTTAGTACATGAGGAAGAATTGCCTATAGGCCAAGACTACAGGGTTTTTGGAGTTGAGTACCTTCCTGGACAATACGACCAGAGGGCAGATTCTGCTGCTCAATGTATAGAAATACTCGGTACAGGAGAGAGACCTACTGTTAGAACTGCTAAAATAATCATGCTTAAAGGAAATATAACAGATGAAGAGTTAATAAAGATAAAAGACCATTGTATAAACTCTGTAGACAGCAGAGAATCAATCCTTACAAAGCCAGAAACATTAGAAGATAATAGTATACCTCCAAATGATGTAGATATAATCAAAGATTTTATCCAAAAATCTACAGAAGAACTAATGAGTTTTAAGGAAAAAACAGGGCTTGCTATGAGTCTTGATGACATAAAGTTTTGTCAAGATTATTTTAAAAACACAGAAAAGAGAAACCCTACAATAACTGAAATAAAAGTCATAGACACATACTGGTCAGACCATTGTAGACATACTACCTTTATGACTGAAATAGATGACATAAAATTTGAAGAAGGTGTCTTTAGTAGACCCATAAAAAAGGCATATGAAGAATACCTAGCTTCTAGAAACTATGTCTATGAAGAAAATAGAGCTATTTGCTTAATGGATATTGCAACTATA
Proteins encoded in this region:
- a CDS encoding SatD family protein; the encoded protein is MTYCTMICDICSSRKIKNREEIQYKIIDMLKEVNKKYNDIILSPFIVTLGDEWQGLLRYPCDYLNIINFFKKYIPDIKFYVGIGIGDVSIHNFELTVNQLDGPSFYRAREAIKLAKSINSPMIILFDDWDDI
- a CDS encoding SatD family protein, producing the protein MCIYGVINIDMINSRKLSNRSNIQSDLKNYIRLVNSNYQKYLLAPITITLGDEWQIVVKDLSKSYKFVELFQKFLEKYEVDIYAGIGVGTLSTEIYEDTRLMDGECFIKAREALDIVKDNNRFYQKLLHSNVNNVFFKGSEIFIHKLDTVTDDSRKEYAFDEVAASMVIADSLDCFGDSNNYSDDVSLNMIINALIENTEVLKRRITKKQFEIIELYKKEGSYNNIIKKNPNISKASISQKLHASNYFLIENNRLIIDKLFKVYHEIRKGNKNEI
- a CDS encoding patatin-like phospholipase family protein; the protein is MLGLVLEGGGAKGSYEIGACMALRELGIEIDGVVGTSIGAINGAMIVQGDLEKAYEMWHNISPSDVLDVNDSDFKKLMNMDIRTRDIPRYVRELINIIKNKGFDTQNIRNLLEANIDEKKIRESKMDYGIVTVSLTDKKPMELFKEDIPEGKLTDYIMASAYHPTFKREKVDGKLFLDGAFHDNLPIRLLYEKGYRNIIAIRLYAIGRVRKVKEKDLEITYIEPSEKLCHTLDFTNRGARRNLKLGYYDTLKIFKNLKGKKYYIEPKNNEEFFLNYLLNIDEKKVLKIGNILGIENIPYRRMLLEFIIPRLIELLKLDKDVGYEELVIALVEEIAKKCELEKFEIYSYDEFYAKVMENYEKYKRRPKNRIPRFIKQNEILSKVAKEPIIDEIVFEIFR